A single Phragmites australis chromosome 4, lpPhrAust1.1, whole genome shotgun sequence DNA region contains:
- the LOC133915170 gene encoding ADP-ribosylation factor encodes MGLTFTKLFSRLFAKKEMRILMVGLDAAGKTTILYKLKLGEIVTTIPTIGFNVETVEYKNISFTVWDVGGQDKIRPLWRHYFQNTQGLIFVVDSNDRDRVVEARDELHRMLNEDELRDAVLLVFANKQDLPNAMNAAEITDKLGLHSLRQRHWYIQSTCATTGEGLYEGLDWLSSNIASKS; translated from the exons ATGGGGCTCACGTTCACGAAGCTGTTCAGCCGGCTGTTCGCCAAGAAGGAGATGCGGATCCTCATGGTGGGTCTCGACGCCGCCGGAAAGACCACCATCCTCTACAAGCTCAAGCTCGGCGAGATCGTTACCACCATCCCCACCATCG GATTCAATGTTGAAACCGTGGAGTACAAGAACATCAGCTTCACTGTCTGGGATGTTGGGGGTCAGGATAAG ATCAGGCCTCTGTGGAGGCATTACTTCCAGAACACGCAGGGTCTCATCTTTGTTGTGGACAGCAATGATCGGGACCGTGTTGTTGAAGCCAGGGACGAGCTCCACAGAATGCTGAATGAG GATGAGTTACGTGATGCTGTGTTGCTTGTGTTTGCTAACAAACAAGATCTTCCGAATGCTATGAATGCTGCTGAGATTACCGATAAGCTTGGACTGCACTCACTTCGCCAGCGTCACTG GTACATTCAGAGCACTTGTGCTACAACTGGTGAGGGATTGTATGAAGGTCTGGACTGGCTGTCCAGCAACATTGCCAGCAAG TCCTAA